A region of the Candidatus Kryptonium sp. genome:
AAGATGGATTTAATCTAATTAATTTATAAAAATCAGATGTCGTTTTGCCGAACCTATTGAAAAATCTTTCAAACACATCTGGCATCCAATACCAAGTCGGACCCATATCAAAATTGAATCCATTGAAACTTAAATATCTTGACCTGCCTCCGGGTATAGAGTTTTTTTCAAAAACTTTTACTTTATATCCAGCGCTAGCTAAAATAGCTGAGGAGGCAAGTCCCGAGAAACCAGAACCAATAATTACTATATCCATAGTGCAAAAGTAAATGCGAATTTTGTTTAACTAAATATAAAACTTTGTTAAACAAAATACAAATTGGGGTTTTATTTAAGGTTGGCGATAAAATTTTTGAAGTCCGAGATGTCCACAAAGATATATAGATTAGGAAGTCCCTCTAATTTTAGATTTTTTGCTTGTTTCCCTATAACTATGATTGATTTCTTAGTTGAATTAAGCAAGCTTTTTATTTTCTTTTTGAGCAAGCATTGCTCCATTGGCGAAACGAAAGAGGTTAAAACATAATCTATTTCTGATATTTTTTGAGATATTAGAATTACATCCTTAATCGGGGTTGCTTGACCGAGGTATATTACTTTATGTCCATATGATTTTATTATAAATCTTGCAAATAACAGACCAATTTCGTGAAGTTCATCTTCCCATAAAAACAACAAAAATGTTCTTGGATTGTCCGCGGGGATGTTTTCTTTTTCAAGTTTTATAATTTTGTCTCGTATTATGTTTGAAAATAAGTGTTCTTGTCCAGCACATATTGTTTCTGATTGCCAAAACAATCCGATTTTTTCAAGCACCGGTATAAGAACTTTTTCAAAAGTGGTTTCAAAACCGTAGATGTTTATTGTTTCATCAATTATTCTGTTAAGTTCGCTGATGTTTAGTTCAATGATGCTTGATATAATTTTTATTTTGGTGGTTTCTAAATTTTTCTGTATGTCAATCAGATCTTCTTTTGCTATTTCATCTATTTTTTGTTTCAATGGTTTT
Encoded here:
- a CDS encoding MerR family transcriptional regulator, whose amino-acid sequence is MLIKDKFSITDLEIATGIKSHTIRIWEKRYKLLNPRRGKRNIRYYNINDFRKFLNIATLYHQGLKISKIAQLSRKPLKQKIDEIAKEDLIDIQKNLETTKIKIISSIIELNISELNRIIDETINIYGFETTFEKVLIPVLEKIGLFWQSETICAGQEHLFSNIIRDKIIKLEKENIPADNPRTFLLFLWEDELHEIGLLFARFIIKSYGHKVIYLGQATPIKDVILISQKISEIDYVLTSFVSPMEQCLLKKKIKSLLNSTKKSIIVIGKQAKNLKLEGLPNLYIFVDISDFKNFIANLK